The proteins below come from a single Juglans regia cultivar Chandler chromosome 12, Walnut 2.0, whole genome shotgun sequence genomic window:
- the LOC108998216 gene encoding putative clathrin assembly protein At4g40080, with the protein MGRTTSGKLRDILGLIKDKASQSKAALLSNPTTLSFHLSLLRATTHDPFSPPLHKHLSTILSFGHSSRATASSAIEALMDRLQTTRDSSVALKCLFIVHLVLVRGDFILQDQLSVYPSTGGRNYLKLSNFRDNSSPLSWELSSWVRWYAQYIETLLSTSRVLGFFLSSPSYSSEKDKQEEKITALMDKELLEEVVSLVGLMEEICKRPDPLHVEGNKLVEDIMGFACEDHFSAINEVSVRVSEFRERLGGLSFGESVELVCALTRLENCKGRLYELSDRKRSVMESFWCLIGEIKEGVGTEKDGGKLMIRVRSEKTGESARYGERVLRSGDSVRFSSGRFPFHVPESMESYQTQ; encoded by the coding sequence ATGGGACGCACTACATCAGGGAAGCTCAGAGACATTCTTGGTCTAATCAAGGACAAGGCTTCTCAAAGCAAAGCAGCCCTCCTCTCTAATCCCACCACCCTTTCTTTTCATCTATCCCTCCTCCGCGCCACCACCCACGACCCCTTCTCCCCTCCCCTTCACAAGCACCTCTCCACCATCCTTTCCTTCGGCCACTCTTCTCGCGCCACCGCTTCCTCCGCCATCGAAGCCCTCATGGACCGTCTCCAGACCACCCGCGACTCCTCCGTCGCCCTCAAGTGCCTCTTCATCGTCCATCTCGTCCTCGTGCGCGGAGACTTCATCCTCCAGGATCAGCTCTCCGTCTACCCCTCCACCGGCGGCAGAAACTACCTCAAGCTCTCCAACTTCCGTGACAATTCCAGCCCCTTAAGTTGGGAGCTCTCCTCCTGGGTACGTTGGTACGCGCAATACATCGAAACCCTTTTATCTACCTCTAGAGTTTTGggcttctttctttcttcaccTTCGTATAGTTCAGAGAAAGATAAGCAGGAAGAAAAAATCACAGCGCTTATGGATAAGGAATTGCTTGAGGAAGTTGTCTCGCTGGTGGGTTTGATGGAAGAGATTTGTAAGAGACCGGACCCTTTACATGTCGAAGGTAACAAATTGGTGGAAGATATCATGGGTTTTGCTTGTGAGGATCATTTCTCGGCAATAAACGAGGTTTCCGTTCGAGTCAGTGAGTTTAGGGAGAGGCTGGGTGGACTGAGTTTCGGCGAATCGGTCGAGTTAGTTTGTGCTCTGACAAGGTTAGAGAATTGCAAAGGGAGGTTGTACGAGTTGTCCGACAGAAAAAGGTCAGTGATGGAGAGCTTTTGGTGTTTGATTGGGGAGATTAAGGAAGGGGTTGGGACGGAGAAGGATGGGGGGAAGTTGATGATCAGGGTGAGAAGTGAGAAGACGGGCGAGTCAGCTCGGTATGGTGAGCGAGTTCTGCGGTCAGGAGACTCGGTCCGGTTTTCTTCCGGAAGGTTTCCTTTTCACGTTCCAGAGTCGATGGAATCATACCAAACGCAATGA